One part of the Glycine max cultivar Williams 82 chromosome 14, Glycine_max_v4.0, whole genome shotgun sequence genome encodes these proteins:
- the LOC100805484 gene encoding uncharacterized protein, whose product MASATPKPQKRLAEFLDEEQEPFLLGVYLSESEYSKGWSLDGDSSNTEKSTKSGLNKRKKGQLPFCQVLKAIYNKLGFHNESKNSLTKFHDQRTKHEEGAPEPSQVNDIVQFSSDRFSTMFNSCQDIDEEVPSILSHKDQHLFYSHTLCNMGPQRRKRRRFIEGGHELLRKIPVRRAPNVSEEVRRMQQRIRSGGVILPKKIREDSLLSAAIWSSLLDQSINKGNCCTRELGVLFPGTSDVSQILKSKRVLHRIKKMLFDCVKDIAITLPTQDDRKKGNRKFMGPLQIGKVLPQRTKKWGQQVGYGENLTYLLTLDYLNSIMEWRRFEPHVKGISVEITDAILDSIHNEIVLEMIGTFTRNR is encoded by the exons ATGGCTTCAGCAACACCCAAACCACAAAAAAGACTAGCAGAATTTCTCGATGAGGAGCAAGAACCTTTCCTCCTAGGGGTTTACCTTTCAGAAAGTGAGTATTCAAAAGGGTGGAGTTTGGATGGAGATTCAAGCAACACAGAGAAATCAACCAAATCTGGcttaaacaaaaggaaaaagggtCAACTCCCATTTTGCCAAGTTCTAAAAGCTATATATAACAAGCTTGGTTTCCACAATGAAAGCAAAAATAGTCTAACCAAATTTCATGACCAAAGAACCAAACATGAAGAAGGTGCTCCTGAACCTAGCCAGGTCAATGATATTGTTCAGTTTTCATCAGATAGATTCTCTACTATGTTCAATTCATGCCAAGATATTGATGAAGAGGTTCCCTCCATATTATCACATAAAGACCAGCACTTGTTTTATTCTCACACTTTATGCAACATGGGACCCCAGAG AAGGAAGCGGCGGAGATTCATAGAAGGTGGCCATGAATTACTGAGGAAGATTCCTGTACGAAGAGCTCCAAATG TGAGTGAGGAAGTTAGGAGAATGCAACAGAGAATACGAAGTGGTGGTGTTATTCTACCAAAGAAAATCAGAGAGGACTCACTGTTATCAGCAGCAATCTGGAGTAGTTTACTTGATCAGTCAATAAATAAAGGGAATTGTTGTACTAGGGAGTTGGGAGTGCTTTTTCCTGGGACTAGTGATGTTTCCCAGATATTGAAATCCAAAAGGGTGTTGCATAGGATAAAGAAGATGCTGTTTGATTGTGTGAAAGATATTGCCATAACCCTTCCAACACAAGACGACAGAAAGAAAGGTAACAGAAAATTCATGGGGCCTCTACAGATTGGAAAGGTCCTTCCTCAGAGAACAAAAAAATGGGGCCAACAAGTTGGCTATGGAGAAAACCTCACCTACTTACTCACTTTGGATTACTTGAACTCAATCATGGAATGGAGAAGGTTCGAACCGCACGTGAAGGGCATCAGCGTTGAGATCACTGATGCAATTTTGGATAGCATCCACAATGAGATTGTGTTAGAAATGATAGGAACTTTCACACGAAATAGATAA